From a region of the Vanrija pseudolonga chromosome 2, complete sequence genome:
- the TCF25 gene encoding Transcription factor 25, which produces MSKRANKRQLRELEELEALKASTPVPEDDSEEEEEEHAGPAPINPFAALGGDDEPEEEEEEEEEAAVTVKKKVRRRSPFAQLNDAQNKKKKPKKKKPAAAALVDEDAESPAASTPKSKGKKKGGKAEPEADLDGMDEVDRALAELKLKYGEDAPAPAAAPEQVANEPKSALAFRSLLSVDPKNLDADAELRRFFGSKVIASATPTNRNHRAAASSKARYTIAKPKPTYPPPTSLAGLNMHEMSAEDVEDVYDRRGWEQTDPGEKWYTFEHSPAWREVERQFLGAVRSHDPNELMALLQVYPWHVDTLLQMSEMYRLQSDIGAASDFAERALYAFDRCLVPGFNVQSGACRLDFDYVENRPMFTALHRIISYLGRRGCWVTAFNFAKLLFALDPEGDPHGVALWLDFLAIKANQGQWLLSMLEMRETSRAAALWHGYPGMAYARALALRAEEDAAKDKEHEKSTEALIAAIKTFPEVIVLLADKVGADVPGGARSNPLLQVEAGYTQSPTTVLHLLAHIYVARSEALWKEPKILSWLGKTFAKALPLIDEGSARSLRAEAHAIIQTPRDLGADGDLAVPLNICRHVLCSESTSWLGFLPPAIKTRSFHAYDPLPPSTAVTAYDAVYFDPVARARGAGFRGEAGAQGQMFERFLGMVRGMIGQEPAQWPQPMQEAFQQFAGGRAPADMPVDQRAALVRDLVRTWEEIVRGFQNGEMDMGGFGTVGDEGGMPGAFPQ; this is translated from the exons ATGTCCAAGCGGGCGAACAAGAGGCAGCTGCGAGAGCTGGAAGAGCtggaggcgctcaaggcctcGACACCAGTGCCCGaagacgacagcgaggaggaagaggaggagcatGCCGGTCCGGCTCCGATCAACCCCTTTGCGGCG cttggcggcgatgacgaacctgaagaagaggaggaagaggaggaggaggcggcagTGACAGTGAAGAAGAAGGTACGCCGTCGCTCCCCCTTTGCCCAGCTAAACGACGCCCagaacaagaagaagaagccaaagaagaagaagccagcagcagcggcccttgtggacgaggacgccgagtcgcctgcggcctcgacaccaaagtccaagggcaagaagaagggcggcaaggcagAGCCAGaagccgacctcgacggcatggacgaggtggaccgggcgctcgccgagctcaagctcaagtatggcgaggatgcgccggcgccagcagcagcaccagaACAGGTGGCCAACGAGCCCAAGTCGGCGCTGGCATTCAGGTCGCTGCTGTCGGTTGACCCAAAgaacctcgacgccgacgccgagctgcggcgcTTCTTCGGCTCCAAGGTG ATCGCGTCGGCCACACCAACGAACAGAAAtcaccgcgccgcggcctcctccaAGGCCCGCTACACCAtcgccaagcccaagccgaCGTAccccccgccgacgtcgctCGCGGGCCTCAACATGCACGAGAtgagcgccgaggacgtcgaggacgtgtACGACCGCCGCGGGTGGGAGCAGACCGACCCCGGAGAGAAGTGGTACACCTTTGAGCACTCGCCTGCgtggcgcgaggtcgagaggCAGTTCTTGGGTGCGGTGCGGTCGCATG ACCCCAACGAGCTCATGGCCCTCCTCCAGGTCTACCCATGGCACGTTGACACGCTGCTGCAAATGAGCGAGATGTACCGTCTCCAGTCGGACATTGGTGCCGCGTCCGACTTTGCCGAGCGCGCACTGTACGCCTTTGACCGGTGCCTCGTCCCCGGCTTCAACGTGCAGTCTGGCGCCTGCCGCCTCGACTTTGACTATGTCGAGAACCGGCCCATGTTCACCGCGTTGCACCGCATCATCTCGTACCTAGGTCGCCGTGGATGCTGGGTTACAGCGTTCAACTTTGCCAAGCTCTTGTTtgcgctcgaccccgagggcgACCCGCACGGCGTGGCCCTGTGGCTCGACTTTTTGGCCATCAAGGCCAACCAGGGCCAGTGGCTCCTCTCCATGCTTGAGATGCGCGAGACGAGCCGAGCTGCCGCGCTGTGGCACGGATACCCCGGCATGGCGTATGCCCGCGCtcttgcgctgcgcgccgaggaggacgcggccaaggacaaggagcaCGAGAAGAGCACCGAggcgctcatcgccgccatcaagACTTTCCCCGAGGTCATTGTGTTGCTAgccgacaaggtcggcgcggATGTGCCTGGTGGCGCACGGAGTAACCCTTTGCTCCAGGTCGAGGCGGGATACACACAGTCACCGACGACCGTCCTCCACCTCCTGGCGCACATCTACGTCGCACGATCCGAGGCATTGTGGAAGGAGCCAAAGATTCTCTCGTGGCTAGGCAAGACGTTTGCCAAGGCCCTTCCGCTCATCGAcgagggctcggcgcgctcgcttcGCGCCGAGGCACACGCCATCATCCAGACCccacgcgacctcggcgcggacggtGACCTGGCCGTGCCGCTCAACATTTGCCGACACGTTCTGTGCTCcgagtcgacgtcgtggcTCGGGTTCCTGCCACCGGCGATCAAGACGCGCTCGTTCCACGCGTACGacccgctgccgcccagcACGGCAGTGACGGCGTACGACGCCGTGTACTTTGACCCCgtggcgcgtgcgcgcggcgccggcttccgcggcgaggcgggcgccCAGGGCCAGATGTTTGAGCGCTTCCTCGGCATGGTGCGCGGCATGATTGGCCAGGAGCCAGCGCAGTGGCCCCAGCCGATGCAGGAGGCGTTCCAGCAGTTTgctggcgggcgcgcgccagccgacATGCCAgtcgaccagcgcgccgcgctcgtgcgcgacctcgtgcGTACATGGGAGGAGATTGTGCGCGGGTTCCAGAACGGCGAGATGGACATGGGCGGGTTTGGGACtgtcggcgatgagggcGGCATGCCGGGCGCCTTCCCGCAGTAG
- the ORTH2 gene encoding E3 ubiquitin-protein ligase ORTHRUS 2, with amino-acid sequence MTGMIEDTEYEEERRRLIASENEALLFDLGLDKPAFEKKAKPKPKPKAPKKRSGDDEYKPEEVRRSRRVSGFRAQTSDSEGGRKPTKRRRGPSQPKRRAEDYIPQRNAQRLGIRTQDPCSKQHGHIPGVEVGRWWATRMDCSTDAVHAPTVAGISGNRDDGAYSVALSGGYPDDVDMGDMFTYTGAGGRDLKGTAKNPKNLRTAAQTFDQSFDHVNNAALQRSSITRKPIRVIRGYKLDSEFAPAEGYRYDGLYIVERAWMAKGLTKGLLVCRFAFKRVPGQPPLPQRAEEAEAEDAQAEGVESEENDVEEVAQVIEAEDDVAKRETKRKSADAEAAPPRRGRGRPPKAVAPQVVESTEVQAARRRSERVLAELSIAEPPEVDLAEVERGSRKLVEAAQPEAEVVPAKRGRGRPPKTPTATPTSPPRRASGVKVEVRATPEVTEVIAKRGRGWPPKTSKTPTTITPRRATQVEVEIISPSPRRARTSVSASPAKRKPRVSAPGPTPAPASAPAPRRGRARRYV; translated from the exons ATGACCGGCATGATCGAAGACACAGAatacgaggaggagcgaaGACGGCTGATAGC TAGCGAAAATGAAGCCCTGCTGTTCGACCTGGGGCTCGACAAGCCCGCGTttgagaagaaggccaagccaaaacccaagcccaaggcgccgaagaagcggtccggggacgacgagtacAAGCCTGAGGAGGTgcgccgctcgaggcgcgtGTCGGGGTTCCGCGCGCAGACG AGCGACTCGGAGGGAGGGCGCAAGCCgaccaagcgccgccgcgggccgTCGCAGCCCAAGCGCAGGGCCGAGGACTATATCCCCCAGCGCAAcgcgcagcgcctcggcatccGAACGCAGGACCC ATGTAGCAAGCAGCACGGCCACATCCCCGGCGTCGAAGTCGGCCGCTGGTGGGCGACCCGGATGGACTGCTCCACCGACGCGGTGCACGCGCCGACCGTGGCCGGTATCAGCGGcaaccgcgacgacggggcgtACAGCGTGGCCCTGAGCGGCGGATACCCCGACGA cgtcgacATGGGCGACATGTTCACGTACACcggtgcgggcgggcgcgaccTCAAGGGCACGGCCAAGAACCCCAAGAACCTGCGGACGGCGGCACAGACGTTTGACCAGAGCTTTGACCACGTTAACAATGCCGCGCTGCAG CGCTCGTCGATTACGCGTAAACCCATCCGCGTGATCCGCGGGTACAAGCTCGACTCGGAGTTTGCCCCCGCAGAGGGGTACCGCTACGACGGGCTGTacattgtcgagcgcgcgtgGATGGCCAAGGGGCTCACCAAGGGCCTGCTCGTGTGCCGGTTCGCGTTCAAGCGCGTGCCCgggcagccgccgctgccccagcgcgccgaggaggcggaggcggaggacgcgcaggccgagggtgtcgagagcgaggagaacgacgtcgaggaggtcgcgcaGGTGATCGAAGCTGAAGACGACGTCGCCAAGCGGGAAACGAAGCGCAAGTCTGCCGACGCTGAGGCGGCCCCACCTCGCAGGGGGCGCGGCAGGCCGCCCAAGGCCGTAGCGCCGCAGGTGGTCGAGAGCACCGAGGTGcaagccgcgcgccgccgctccgagcgcgtccttgccgagctgTCTATTGCGGAACCGCCAGAGGttgacctcgccgaggtcgagcggggcagccgcaagctcgtcgaggctgcACAGCCGGAGGCGGAGGTCGTCCCGGCCAAGCGCGGACGTGGGCGGCCGCCAAAGACGCCCACGGCGacaccgacgagcccgccgcgccgcgcatccggggtcaaagtcgaggtGAGAGCCACGCCTGAGGTGACGGAGGTCATCGCCAAACGCGGGCGCGGATGGCCGCCCAAGACGTCCAAGACTCCAACAACgatcacgccgcgccgcgcgacccaGGTCGAAGTCGAGATTATCAGCCCCagtccacgccgcgcgcgcacatcCGTGTCCGCGTCTCCTGCCAAACGCAAGCCTCGTGTGTCCGCGCCTGGTCCTACCCCTGCTCCTGCCTCTGCTCCTgctccccgccgcggccgtgcccgccgctACGTCTAG
- the PBRM1 gene encoding Protein polybromo-1, translating into MSADAPSTPAAVKTEDAGPASTASPEKPKERKRRLGVDPSLILSEGRSKRRRTPTPEPVVNKNGMDPKDPERAKALGLALYYKIMAMKDSDGDQLAQPFIKLPNKRQFPDYYETIKHPFSLEQVKDKLDASKYDTLRDVCHDLGQIWNNAKRYNIKDSTLFQWAKKLHKVTRTFYSRETSQQEDTDSEDDDAPTSRGITADAASPAPATAGPSTPAEDGSGRTGKKRGSYMKDGPTVYKLIKPCMRAIKEAKANDGSDREIATIFLTLPDRREFPDYYKRIKHPLSLGEIEQRMVARRYDNADQFFQEVEQMANNALNYNEEHSEVWRDARQVIEIVQIHRGLVRERLAQPLQKGQPVSKPRQSGVGAPVRMHGVPSPSPHTPHAQIPQLQQHPMLVTPDMARIAAMQQAQAYAMYSSPGTPGQLTPQQLVQGLPHPQQSYLPQLPQGVVTEEVVASLGRYPQPEQQAWVASLPPLALAIYRQMVAVNEARKRGVAPPPVAPLLADSPAGARPPSALQEPEVPQDPTIKHIDLGFGVAPEPNGSRKAIRLQNYRGVFVHVVLVGANTTELEVTAHVEKNEDDEAKPAPEVALRLNGQAAPPPTQLHTDGENRSPALRWTVTVPLTRVEAKIELVASRPGSKAETSAILVNRQF; encoded by the exons ATGAGCGCAGATGCTCCAAGCACGCCAGCGGCTGTAAAGACCGAAGATGCcggcccggcgtcgacagctTCGCCAGAAAAGCCAAAAGAACGAAAACGACGACTTGGCGTTGACCCGAGTCTGATCCTCAGTGAAGGAAGGAGCAAGCGTCGgcgcacacccacacccgAACCAGTCGTCAACAAGAACGGCATGGACCCCAAAGACCCAGAGCGTGCAAAGGCTCTCGGATTGGCCCTCTACTACAAGATCATGGCCATGAAGGACTCGGA CGGAGATCAACTCGCGCAACCATTCATCAAGCTCCCCAACAAG CGCCAGTTCCCAGACTACTACGAGACGATCAAGCATCCTTTCTcgctcgagcaggtcaaagacaagctcgacgcgtccAAGTATGACACGCTCCGCGACGTGTGTCATGACCTCGGTCAGATCTGGAACAACGCCAAGCGAT ACAACATCAAGGACTCGACACTCTTCCAGTGGGCCAAGAAGCTGCAT AAAGTTACGCGCACGTTCTACAGCCGTGAGACCTCGCAGCAGGAGGACaccgactcggaggacgaTGACGCGCCAACAAGTCGAGGTATCACGGCAGATGCCGCCTctccggcgccggcgaccgcTGGCCCTTCGACACCTGCAGAGGACGGCAGCGGACGAACCGGCAAGAAGCGCGGCAGCTACATGAAGGACGGACCCACAGTGTACAAATTGATCAAGCCGTGTATGAGAGCTatcaaggaggccaaggcaAATGA TGGTTCGGATCGCGAAATCGCCACCATCTTCCTCACATTGCCGGACCGCCGCGAATTCCCAGACTACTACAAGCGCATCAAGCACCCGTTGTCGCTCGGCGAGATTGAGCAGCGCATGGTCGCGCGCCGGTACGACAACGCGGACCAGTTCTTCCAGGAGGTCGAGCAAATGGCCAACAACGCCTTGAACTACAACGAGGAGCACAGCGAAGTCTGGCGCGACGCACGCCAGGTAATCGAGATCGTCCAGATCCACCGCGGTCTGGTTCGCGAGCGTCTTGCCCAGCCACTGCAGAAGGGCCAGCCGGTATCCAAGCCGAGACAGTCGGGAGTGGGCGCACCTGTGCGCATGCACGGCGTGCCATCGCCGTCACCACACACGCCTCACGCTCAGATCCCGCAGCTCCAGCAACACCCTATGCTCGTCACGCCCGATATGGCGCGCATCGCCGCGATGCAGCAGGCCCAGGCGTACGCGATGTACAGCTCGCCCGGGACCCCGGGgcagctcacaccacagcaGCTGGTTCAGGGATTGCCGCACCCCCAGCAATCGTACCTCCCCCAGTTGCCTCAGGGTGTCGTGAcggaggaggtggtcgcCTCGCTCGGTCGCTACCCCCAGCCCGAGCAGCAGGCTTGGGttgcctcgctgccgccgctcgcttTGGCAATCTATCGACAGATGGTGGCCGTGAACGAGGCGCGAAAGCGTGGCGTCGCTCCCCCGCCTGTTGCGCCCCTgctcgccgactcgcccgccggcgcccggCCGCCAAGTGCGCTGCAGGAGCCCGAGGTGCCGCAGGACCCCACAATCAAGCACATCGACCTTGGCTTTGGCGTCGCGCCAGAACCCAACGGGTCGCGCAAGGCCATCAGGCTGCAAAACTACCGCGGCGTGTTTGTCCACGTCGTTCTCGTTGGCGCGAACacgaccgagctcgaggtcacAGCGCACGTGGAGAAGaacgaagacgacgaggcaaagCCAGCACCCGAGGTTGCCCTCCGACTCAACGGCCAagccgcaccaccaccgacccAGCTTCACACCGACGGGGAGAACCGCTCACCAGCGCTGCGCTGGACTGTGACAGTACCCCTtacgcgcgtcgaggcgaaGATTGAGCTTGTCGCGTCCCGGCCGGGTTCCAaggccgagacgagcgccATCCTGGTCAACCGCCAGTTCTAG
- the HOS3 gene encoding Histone deacetylase HOS3, which translates to MVAPSQSRPPLGLHIQPACLQHKYIRHANSSHIFERPERLRAVLLGFAGALARLEAADAASAPTPEPEGDDLSSMLSSLSLGSTSPFLPPSHVAIVPPPIPPATPGQILKHHPAVQFTHSPPEEAPFPFLPKARGAALPSSTYMKELHTWASEAVETIRTTGCEFPQDKGLNAGDLYLGPGSVLAIEGCVQTVCQAVDGVCAIVPAHQDPQTPVQNMSSVPPRPSTPQGDPTPPPPAYNKAFCAIRPPGHHCGEDEPSGFCYVNNVVVGAMHAYLQHDVDRAIIIDFDLHHGNGTQALVMPLNAASYAEDLAMAAGKPPSDLRGLKGQRRGWKGFYGSVHDIYSYPCEDGDLDLIKDASLSLAAHGQYIENIHLQPYDSEEDFYERIYPMYTALLDKARLFMRDTEADPERTILFISAGFDACEHEHQGMQRHNRRVPVSFYSRYTRDIAAFADKYTGGKVVSVLEGGYGDRALTSAAMGHAIGLLGREGVPGWWSVEELDNLDRATKKKKRGGKLAALPPDLTSTPHLARAHALLAHFEGSPPSTPAPSVNATPQANANGRMTLRERRVRTYAEDTDVWSSSPRDTGRRRRGPATTANTPVATPKKPTDGKSEEAYPSPASSPTAVPPPEPKLEAAPPQPKLEVPSEPVDFASPVSVVSDTSDTPKIILKIPRVTPPREGEEDRGVASEIDRVLAPVPVAQPVAAPQTVPPKAAPTPQVARPLAPTSSTAAQPAAPKAVVATPISAQQIQPKAEPLSKASNPAPPTSAHAPTVPTVVAQAALHAPKPPSTAPPTSQRVPFAGAAGAAAASPAAVFRAPPAAPSQHLPTLRPSNFVPVELPPPPMYPVSRPQFPQAPPPLGYAAPQIPPSNQAYYAHAQQRPIRR; encoded by the exons ATGGTGGCTCCATCCCAATCCCGGCCGCCCCTCGGGCTGCACATCCAACCTGCATGTCTGCAGCACAAGTACATCCGTCACGCAAACTCGAGCCACATCTTTGAGCGCCCAgagcggctgcgcgccgtcctTCTCGGCTTTGCGGGGGcccttgcgcgcctcgaggccgccgacgcggcgtcggctccaacccccgagcccgagggcgacgactTATCATCCATgctctcgtcgctgtcgctgggCTCCACATCCCCCTTCCTCCCACCCTCGCATGTCGCCATTGTCCCCCCGCCTATCCCACCCGCCACACCGGGCCAGATCCTCAAGCACCACCCCGCCGTGCAGTtcacccactcgccgcccgaggAGGCGCCCTTCCCCTTCCTTCCAAAGGCGCGGGGCGCCGCCCTCCCATCCAGCACGTACATGAAGGAACTGCACACCTGGGCCAGCGAAGCTGTCGAGACGATCCGCACCACAGGCTGCGAATTTCCCCAGGACAAGGGGTTGAACGCCGGTGACCTCTACCTCGGCCCAGGAtccgtcctcgccatcgaggGATGT GTCCAGACCGTTTGTCAGGCCGTAGATGGCGTGTGTGCCATCGTCCCGGCCCACCAAGATCCGCAAACGCCAGTGCAGAACATGAGCTCGGTGCCTCCGCGTCCATCGACGCCTCAGGGCGATCCAACTCCGCCTCCACCGGCGTATAACAAGGCGTTCTGTGCGATTCGCCCGCCTGGGCACCACtgtggcgaggacgagccctCTGG ATTCTGCTACGTCaacaacgtcgtcgtcggcgccatgcACG cgTATCTCCAACACGACGTAGACCGAGCCATCATCATCGACTTTGATCTCCACCATGGCAATGGCACACAGGCGCTTGTCATGCCGCTCAACGCAGCGTCGTatgccgaggacctcgccaTGGCAGCAGGAAAGCCACCAAGCGATCTGAGAGGGCTCAAGGGGCAGAGACGAGGCTGGAAGGGCTTCTATGGCTCCGTGCACGACATTTACTCGTACCCCTGCGAG GATGGCGACCTGGATCTGATCAAGGATGCGAGTTTGAGTCTTGCCGCTCACGGGCAGTACAT tgAAAACATCCACCTACAACCGTACGACTCGGAGGAGGACTTTTACGAGCGCATTTACCCCATGTACACTGCTCTTCTTGACAAGGCGCGGCTGTTCATGCGCGACACCGAAGCCGACCCGGAACGGACAATCTTGTTCATCAG TGCCGGTTTTGATGCCTGCGAGCACGAACATCAGGGCATGCAGCGCCACAACCGCCGCGTACCAGTGTCCTTCTATTCGCGATACACGCGCGACATCGCCGCGTTTGCCGACAAGTACAcgggcggcaaggtcgtgTCTGTTCTGGAGGGCGGCTACGGCGACCGTGcgttgacctcggcggcgatgggTCACGCGATTGGTCTGCTCGGCCGTGAGGGTGTCCCCGGCTGGTGGtcggtcgaggagctcgacaac CTTGATCGCGCCAcaaagaagaagaagcgcggtGGCAAGCTCGCAGCCCTGCCACCCGACCTGACGTCTACGCCACACCTGGCACGCGCACACGCTCTCCTCGCGCACTTTGAGGGCTCGCCACCGTCGACACCTGCGCCAAGTGTTAATGCCACACCACAGGCTAACGCCAACGGGCGCATGACGCTCCGCGAGCGCAGGGTAAGGACGTacgccgaggacacggacgTCTGGAGCTCGTCGCCCCGGGATActggccggcgccgtcgcggacCGGCCACGACGGCCAACACGCCTGTCGCTACACCCAAGAAGCCCACCGACGGCAAGTCAGAGGAAGCGTACCCCAGTCCTGCGTCGAGCCCTACGGCTGTTCCGCCGCCGGAGCCGAAGCTCGAGGCGGCACCACCGCAACCCAAGCTCGAGGTTCCCTCCGAGCCGGTTGACTTTGCCTCGCCTGTCTCCGTGGTCTCGGACACGAGTGATACTCCAAAGATCATTCTCAAGATTCCGCGAGTCACTCCGCCGCgtgaaggcgaggaggacaggGGCGTCGCGAGTGAAATAGATCGTGTATTGGCGCCTGTGCCTGTAGCTCAGCCAGTGGCTGCTCCTCAGACAGTACCTCCCAAGGCTGCTCCTACTCCGCAAGTCGCCCGTCCTCTGGCCCCCACGTCATCGACAGCTGCCCAGCCGGCCGCCCCTAAGGCTGTGGTTGCAACGCCTATCTCTGCCCAGCAGATCCAGCCCAAGGCGGAGCCACTTTCCAAAGCTAGCAACCCAGCCCCACCGACGTCAGCACACGCTCCCACGGTCCCGACGGTTGTCGCCCAGGCCGCGCTCCACGCTCCCAAGCCACCGAGCACCGCTCCTCCCACCAGCCAACGTGTACCGTtcgctggtgctgctggtgctgctgctgcttcccCCGCTGCAGTGTTCAGAGCaccgcctgctgcgccgagccAGCACCTCCCAACGCTGCGACCGAGCAACTTTGTGCCAGTCGagctgccaccgccgccaatgTACCCCGTTTCGCGGCCACAGTTCCCACAAGCCCCTCCTCCACTTGGTTACGCCGCGCCCCAGATTCCACCCAGCAACCAAGCCTACTATGCCCATGCCCAGCA GCGCCCTATCCGCCGCTAA
- the SLC25A29_1 gene encoding Mitochondrial basic amino acids transporter: MSNEASTDAGPPPHVDFAAGVLAGGVGLLVGQPFDVVKVRYQTPQYNGRYNSILGAFRSIVREEKIPGLFKGVMSPMLNGVIFSSYSFGMKIQHTPEGQEPTLWQIMLAGAGSGVAASLLTCPIELVKIQQQSLPPTQNPSAWQVTKDIVRQSGVRGLYRGMTATICRDLAYGPYFFTYEGLCRFFKWRKSPDGERHPLPHKHDTLIDEAEAELHSGLSWAELMTAGGAAGVAAWVATFPFDVIKTRMQDAVYSGPGVKAPSMWNVAVQSVQKEGWRVMFAGLWPTVVRAVPTNMVIFLTFEACVAAMT; this comes from the exons ATGAGCAACGAGGCCAGCACCGATG ccgggccgccgccccaTGTCGACTTTGCAGCTGGCGTTTTGGCAG gcggcgtcggcctcctcgtcggccagccgttcgacgtcgtcaaggtGCGATACCAGACCCCGCAGTACAATGGGCGGTACAACTCGATCCTGGGCGCGTTCC GCTCGATCGTCCGTGAGGAGAAGATCCCCGGCCTGTTCAAGGGCGTCATGAGCCCTATG CTCAACGGTGTCATCTTCTCGTCCTACTCGTTTGGCATGAAGATCCAGCACACGCCTGAAGGGCAGGAGCCGACGCTCTGGCAGATCATGTTGGCGGGTGCTGGGAGTGGTGTTGCTGCTTC cctCCTCACATGCCccatcgagctcgtcaag ATCCAGCAGCAGTCCCTCCCGCCAACGCAGAACCCCTCGGCGTGGCAGGTGACCAAGGACATTGTGCGCCAGAGCGGTGTCCGGGGCCTGTACCGCGGCATGACGGCGACTATCTGCCGCGATCTGGCATACGGCCCATACTTCTTCAC GTACGAGGGCCTGTGCCGTTTCTTCAAGTGGCGCAAGTCGCCTGACGGCGAGAGGCACCCCCTTCCCCACAAACACGACACGCTgatcgacgaggccgaggcagagcTGCACAGCGGGCTGAGCTGGGCCGAGTTGATGACTGCAGGCGGTGCGGCTGGTGTCGCCGCATGGGTG gccaCGTTCCCCTTCGACGTCATCAAGACAAGGATGCAGGACGCGGTGTATTCTGGCCCAGGGGTCAAGGCGCCAAGCATGTGGAACGTCGCCGTCCAGAGCGTCCAGAAGGAGGGCTGGCGGGTCATGTTTGCTGGCCTGTGGCCTACGGTCGTCCG TGCTGTCCCC ACCAACATGGTCATCTTCCTCACATTTGAAGCATGCGTTGCGGCCATGACCTAG
- the SLC25A29_1 gene encoding Mitochondrial basic amino acids transporter, which yields MSNEASTDAGPPPHVDFAAGVLAGGVGLLVGQPFDVVKVRYQTPQYNGRYNSILGAFRSIVREEKIPGLFKGVMSPMLNGVIFSSYSFGMKIQHTPEGQEPTLWQIMLAGAGSGVAASLLTCPIELVKIQQQSLPPTQNPSAWQVTKDIVRQSGVRGLYRGMTATICRDLAYGPYFFTYEGLCRFFKWRKSPDGERHPLPHKHDTLIDEAEAELHSGLSWAELMTAGGAAGVAAWVATFPFDVIKTRMQDAVYSGPGVKAPSMWNVAVQSVQKEGWRVMFAGLWPTVVRPTWSSSSHLKHALRP from the exons ATGAGCAACGAGGCCAGCACCGATG ccgggccgccgccccaTGTCGACTTTGCAGCTGGCGTTTTGGCAG gcggcgtcggcctcctcgtcggccagccgttcgacgtcgtcaaggtGCGATACCAGACCCCGCAGTACAATGGGCGGTACAACTCGATCCTGGGCGCGTTCC GCTCGATCGTCCGTGAGGAGAAGATCCCCGGCCTGTTCAAGGGCGTCATGAGCCCTATG CTCAACGGTGTCATCTTCTCGTCCTACTCGTTTGGCATGAAGATCCAGCACACGCCTGAAGGGCAGGAGCCGACGCTCTGGCAGATCATGTTGGCGGGTGCTGGGAGTGGTGTTGCTGCTTC cctCCTCACATGCCccatcgagctcgtcaag ATCCAGCAGCAGTCCCTCCCGCCAACGCAGAACCCCTCGGCGTGGCAGGTGACCAAGGACATTGTGCGCCAGAGCGGTGTCCGGGGCCTGTACCGCGGCATGACGGCGACTATCTGCCGCGATCTGGCATACGGCCCATACTTCTTCAC GTACGAGGGCCTGTGCCGTTTCTTCAAGTGGCGCAAGTCGCCTGACGGCGAGAGGCACCCCCTTCCCCACAAACACGACACGCTgatcgacgaggccgaggcagagcTGCACAGCGGGCTGAGCTGGGCCGAGTTGATGACTGCAGGCGGTGCGGCTGGTGTCGCCGCATGGGTG gccaCGTTCCCCTTCGACGTCATCAAGACAAGGATGCAGGACGCGGTGTATTCTGGCCCAGGGGTCAAGGCGCCAAGCATGTGGAACGTCGCCGTCCAGAGCGTCCAGAAGGAGGGCTGGCGGGTCATGTTTGCTGGCCTGTGGCCTACGGTCGTCCG ACCAACATGGTCATCTTCCTCACATTTGAAGCATGCGTTGCGGCCATGA